The genomic DNA GGAAGCCACCATGACGCGCCTGGCGCGCACCGGCTGCCGCGCCACCTGTCCGCGGGTCACGGGTGGCAGAAGCGCCCCCACGCACGCCACGGCGATAACCAACCTGAACGCCACCGAAGGACGCCAATGAAGCGACTGAGAATGACTTTTCATGAATTTTTCAGATTCAGGAACGCGGCTTGACACTGAGCGCCACGAAGTCACCCAGCTTGCCAAACCGCGCGACATCAAAAGCTTCCGGATCGCCAGCATCTGCCACGACCGTCACCGAGAGCATGCGCGTTCCCTTGCGATATGCAGCCAGATGCTCTGGAATCCCCATGCCTTCCTCACTGTGGAAGCGCCCGTTGACGTGGAGCACGAGCGGCTGCGGCGACGCGGCCAGCGCCTCGGCGATGGCGTGCGCCATGGAAGCATCCCACAGGGACTGCGAATCGAGCATGCGCGAAAGGTTGGGCCTGCGCCGCTCCCCGTCTCCGCCGGCCGAGCCGTGCAGCTCAGTCATCAGACGCTGGAACTTGGCTTCATACTCGGCCGAAGCCAAGCCGTACGGGAGCGGTGGCAAAAATGACCGCGCCGTTTTCGATAGCCTCGCCAGCGCGTCGCGTCCCTCGCGTCCGACCAAGTTCACGTAACGGCGCGGGGCATTGGCCGCCACCACCGGAAGGCGGTGCGCCTTGGCAAACTCAACCAATGGGCGGTAGTCGCTCTGGTAGTTGTTCCACGGCCGGCTGCACGCCAGAAATTGCGACTCAGGAATCAGACCCGCCAAGTACTCGTCCAAAACAAGCTGAACATCGCGCTCGAACATCTCCAGGGAGAGAACGATTTGACGCTTTTCCACCGCTCCGTCCGCGCCGTAGCGCGCATAAGCCGCGCGCAGCAGGTCGAGTTGCAGGGCATGCGCCCCAGCATCATCGTGCGATTCGCCGATGAACACCACTTCGGCCCGCGCCAGCGCACTGACCAAGTCATCCAATGTCGCCGGCTGTCCGTCCGGCTTGTACAGCCGATACGCCGGTGCCTCTTGCCCGGTAACCTGTGCCATCGCGCCTCCCAAACCAAGCCAAAGGATGAGGCCCCACGCCGCCAAGCCGTAGTGACGCCACCTTCCCCGACGTTCACGCATGTCGCACCTCTATTTCCTTCTCGACTTTGCCGACCCAGGCGAAACGGATGGCGCCAGCGTCCGCCAGCAGAAGCCGAACGCCGCTTCACTGCGCGCCACCAGAAAGGCCCACCCGTGGCCCCCGGTCGCCAACGTAAACTCATGTGGCACGCGGACGGCATCGAGCGTTTCATGCAACCGTTGGTTGCCAATGTCAAAGCGGTACCGATCCTCGGAGCCGACATCGAAATAGATGTTGAGCGTCCGAATGGCGTCGGCGCGCGCCCGCGCCACCGCCAGCGGACTGTGGGCTTCAAAAAATTCCGCGTCAGGCGGATCGCCATACAGCTTTGTCGCCAGGCCATAGCGCCACAGTCCGATGCGGTCATCCGCCGACTGGGGCGGACGGGGCACTTCGGTAAAGATGGCCGCGCAGTGTGCCGCCACCCCGGCAAACAGCGATGGATGCTTGAAGGCAATCAGCAGGGCCCCATAACCACCCATCGAGATACCGGCAATCAGACGGCCCTGGCGCGTTCCAAGCGTCCGGTAGCGTTTTTCGACGAACGGCAGGAAGTCCCGCACGATGGCGTCTTCATAGCGGTCGCCCTGTTTCGCATTGATGTAAAAGCTATTCTCGCCGCGCGGGATGGCCACGATGAAGTCGCCGACCTGCCCCTTGGCGCGCGCCGCATCCAGCGCCGCCTGGACGCCCCGCGCTTCCCAATCCCGCTCGTCGTTGAACATCCCATGGAGAAAAATCACCAGCGGGTAGCGCCGCTCCGGGGATGTCGCGTAGGACGGCGGCAACGACACCGCGTAGGGAACATCGCGGCCGAGACTGTCCGAGCGAAACACGCCGTATTCCATCGAACCCGTCGGGTTGAGGTTATCCGTGGCGGCCTGCGCCTCTGGCCCCAACCCGAGGACCAAGACCACGAGCCACCACCAGGCACAGATTGAAACCGGCTTCATGACGCGCTTGAACTGGCGGCCGCCGGCGTGCTGGGAAAGTGGTTGAGGTTGAGCCGTTCGGCGCAGCGATCCGACAAATCAATCATGGCGGCGGCATTGATGGCGGCGGCAATGCAAATCGTTTCGCTGATCTCTTCCTTGGTTGCCCCAAGCTCCAGGGCTTTTTTCATGTGGCCGTCCAGACAACCTTCGCACTTGGCGACCAATGACGCCGCAATCGAGATGAGTTCCTGGATTTTAGGGTCGAGGACGCGCCGTTCCGGCGTGTAGTACAGCTCTTTGTAGTACGCGCCATAGACTTTTTTCATGCGCGGTTCGAGCATCGAATAGGAGTTGGTCGGGGCGTTGCCGGCTGTCGGAATCAATGGCTCATTGGCGTCAGGCATAGCCGTTTTTCCTCTGTATCACCAGAGACACCAAGCGCGCCTCTGACAAAAGTCAAAAGTGAATCCGGCGGCGAGACCTAGCCGGCTCGCCGCCAGCTTGTGACTACTTCACCATGGTTAGTTTTTCGCTGAACGACCGGTCGCCGTAGTTGATGGTCATTTCGACCATGTTTTTCTTTGACACCAGCGAAATCCGCATGGCGTCGCTCTGGGGCGCGCCGGGCTTGAATTCCACGGGGCGGGACGCCACGATGGGTCCATTGGGCGTCTCGGTAAAGACATTGCCCGGCACGAGAAACGTGCCACTGTCGCCACTTGGTTGGAAGCTCCGCACCTGCATGCCCATGCGGGGCGCAAGACCCTTGGGCACGATCGTCAGCACGTAGTCGCCCGGCTCGAAATCACGTCCGAAGAACTTCGCCCGTGCCTTGAGCGTCAGATGCGCCACCGGCCAGGTGCGCATGCTGTAGAACTGGTTTCCGCCGTTTTCGATATAACCAAAGGTCTGCGCCCCCCACGGCAGGTTTAAGTAGCGCACTGTCACGGCGTCCGCCACGTTGCCCAGCTTGGCCGAGGTGGTCTGAATGGTCGTGGCCTTGCGGGGGTCGTTGTTGCCCATGGCCATCCCTTCCTGCACCACCGGCAGGGCCGCAGGGGAAGCTGTCAGCGCCGGACTCAAGCCAAGTAATGCAACCAACGCCAAGGTTCCAGTACGAATCATCGTCATTGTCTTTTCCTCTCGGAATGAAAGTGAAACTCGGAGGCGGCATCTCAGCCGCGCCACACGTTTTCCTACGGTAGCATGAGTGCTTGCCGAATGAAGCCGTCAATAGCTTCTACATATCGCTGCTGGGCTACCAAGTACGCTTCGCCGTGGGCGGCCCCCGCAATCACCAGCTTGCGTTTTGCCGGGTGACGGGCGGCACGGTAAAGGGGTTCAAGGGTCGTTTCAACCGGCATGCGCTGGTCGCGGTCGCCCCCAATAAACAAGATTGGTGCGGCAATACGTCCGGCAGCGCGTTCGAGATCGAAGTCATCTACGGCAAAGCCCATCCGCCAGGCGGTGGTGTAGGTCAAGAGGGGCGCAACCGGCCACCGGGGCAGCCCCAAATAGCGGAGGTCGCTGGCCACCGCGTCGCGGAACGAGCGAAAGCTGCTGTCACTGATGACGGCAGCCACTTCCGAGGTTTCAGCCGCCGCTAGCAAGCTGGCGGCGGCACCCATCGAAACCCCCAGCAACACAATCCGATCACTGGGCGCGCGCCGACGAACAAATTCAACGGCGGCACGTACATCCCGGCGTTCAACGTAGCCAACGGTTGAAAACTCCCCTCGGCTTTGCCCATGGCGACGCACCTCGTACAACAAGACGCCATACCCCAGCTTCCAGAGTGCCACCCCCCGCTCGAGCATTTCATAGCGTGAGCGAAACAAGCCGTGGGTCAGCACCAGCGTGACCTGATGCGTGCGCGCCGGTAAATACCATCCGGTGAGCGGAATGCCAGCCGACTCAAATGTCACGCTTTCATACTGCGCACCCAGTGTGGTTGGTGTATCTGTTCGGCTGCGTTCATCCGGGCGCGTGCGCGCTTTGGTTATGGCCACACTGACCAAGTAGGGGAAACCAAGTCCAAGCACGAGCACCCAGGCTAGGCCGCGACGGAAGACAAACCACCAGAATTGGGGCTTGGGGAGGTCGCCCGACGCCCGCCCCATCTGCGGGTCATCGAGGCCACGCAAACAGGCCCAGGCAGCCAGGGTCATAGCAGCGCAGACAGCAGCCACCGCCAGGAAGCCGCCATTTCGATAAGCCAGGCCGGCGACCGCTACGGCGGCGACAATCCCCAACTGCGAGAAACCATTGCGCAAGGCAATAAAGGCTGGGCGCTCGTGCGGCGCGACCAGTTCGCTGGTCAGTGCCTGAATGGGCGCGACGCGCACCGCCGCACACAGCGCCGCAAAAGCTACCACGAAGTAGAGCCCCCACGTCCAGGCAAATGTCGGTGTAAGGAGTAAGCCCAGAGCCATCCAGAGGCTGGCTGTAACGGCCACCCGCCGCTTGCCATAGCGGTCGGCCAGCTTGCCCCCGACAAAACCCCCAATGACGGCCCCAAGGCCCGTCACGCCGAACATCAGACCTATGCGAAACTCATCGGCCCGGAAGGCGTCGGAAAGCCACGTTCCCAAAAACGCCGAGAAGGCAACCAGCCCACCCGAGACGAAAGCCGCGCCCAGAATCGCTAGACGGGTTGAACGTGAGCGGGTCGCCATGCGCCAGAGGTCGCGCACCACATTGGCAGGCGGGCCGGATGAGGGGCCAACCAGCGCCGGCTCCGGCAGGGGAAACCGCATGACCAACCACCCAGCCACGGCAACCGAAATTGCCGCGAACCAGAAGGCTGATGTCCAGCCAAAGCGTCCGACCAGGAAAGCGCCCAGCGGAACGCCAATAACCGGCGCCAGGAAGTAACTCACCGCCACCCCGCTCATCTGCGCCCCCCGCGCGGCATAGGTCGAAGCATTGGCCAGAGCGGCGATGGCCAACGCCGAGACCAGCCCCCCAGAAAACCCGGCGATGGCGCGGGCCAGGTAAAATACCCACAGGTTTGGCGCGAGCGCGGCCACTAGGGCAGCGGCGAAAGCCAGGAGCGAAGCCAATAGCAAGCCGCGGGTTGGCCGCATGGCGCGTCCCGGCCCCCCTAACCAAAAGGCTGTCGCGGCGTTGGCCAGTGAATACACGGCGGCGCTCTGCGCCACGGCCGATTTGGAAGCCCCAAGTCCGGCCGCAATGCTGGGCGCAATGGCCCCGATCACTTGGGAATCCACCAGCGCCGCGAGGATGAGGAGGCAGACTGCCCAGTAAGCCACGGTCTCACGGCTACTGGGAAGCGTCATGGGTAGTTGACTCCAAAACAAGACTACGGCGCGCGATTTTCTCGGCAACGCCACGCTCGTGCGCCACCGAGCGGGTGAATCATACCAGCTTGCCAGCCGACCGTCTCGCCATCGGGTAGCGTCGTCATTCTTGGCCGCTTACGATAGAAAAGGGCGGGCGGGACGCATCGCCCGGTCAGTCTTCAGTCCAGCGGCGCGGGCTGGAGTGCCCCCCTACGCTTGACCATCGAGAGCCAACCGGACCCTGCCACGTGGTGGCGAGTCCAAGGGAGACGACTTCATGCAGCAGGCTGATTCGGTAACGACCAATGCCCTACCAACCACCCCGTGGCATGCACTTTCAACGCAAGACGTTTACGCCCGCCTGGCGACGACCGCCAACGGGCTGACCCCGGAAGAAGTCACCGCTCGCCAACAGCAATACGGGCGCAACCTCTTGCCGTCCAAGCCACCACCCAGGCTCTGGCTGGTCATTCTGCACCAGTTCACGAACTCGCTCATCTACATTTTGCTCGTGGCCGGGATCGTTGCCCTGGCGATTGGCGATTTCAAGGACGCCGCGTTCATCTTTGGGGTTGTCATTCTCAATGCCGTCATCGGAACCTATCAGGAATGGCGGGCCGAGCAAAATGCTTACGCGCTCCAGAGCCTGCTTGAAATTCGCTCACGGGTCCGGCGCAACGGCGAGGTGCTGTCGGTTTCCGCCGAAGACCTCGTGCCGGGCGACATCGTTTTGCTGGAGTCCGGCGACAAGGTGGCCGCCGACTTGCGCTTGACCCAGGTTGCCAACCTTGGCGTGGATGAAGCCCTGCTCACGGGCGAATCCATGCCGATCACCAAGTCAGTCGCGCCACTGGCGGAAACGACGCCCGTGAGTGACCGGCTCAACATGGTCTTTGCCGGCTCGCTGGTCGTCACCGGACGCGGCACTGGCGTCGTGGCGGAGACCGCCACCCGAACGGAAGTCGGACGCATCGCACAATCGCTGATTGAAGTCGCCAGCGCCAAGCCGCCCTTGCTCGTCCGCATGGAACGCTTCTCGCATCAGGTCGGCCTCATCATTCTTGGGTGCTCCACACTCCTCGGCGCCGTGTCAATCTGGCAAGGGCTGCCTGTCCGGGAAGTTTTTCTGGTCATGGTCGGACTGGCGGTAGCCGCCATTCCTGAAGGACTTCCCATCGCGTTGACCGTGGCGCTTTCCATTGCCACGGCGCGCATGGCGCAGCGCCGGGTCATTGCGCGGCGGTTGGTTGCCGTCGAAAGCCTTGGGAGTTGCACCGTCATTGCCAGCGACAAAACCGGGACGCTGACGCTCAATGAACAAACCGCGCAGACCCTCCTCCTGCCGGATGGGATGCGCTTTGAGGCCAGCGGACAAGGCTACCGCGGCGAAGGGCAGGTCAGTCCGGCCGGCGGCGGCACGCTGGAGACAAACCAACGCGACCGCCTGCTGCGCTTGGGACGGGCCGCCATCCTCTGCAACGAAGGCGCGCTGACACGCACGGCGGATGGTTGGCGGCACAGCGGCGATGCGATGGACGTGGCACTGCTGGCGCTCGGCCACAAACTGGGCCTGTCGCCGGAGGCCGAACGTCAGGCCCACCCGCTACTGGTGGAAGTCCCGTTTGAATCGGAACGCCGTTACGCCGCCGTTGCCTACCGTGCCGGTGACCAACCGCGCGTTGCGGTCAAGGGCGCGGTCGAGGCCGTCGCCGGTTTCTGCCGGACGATGGACACGGCGCGCGGAGACCAGCCGCTTGACCTGGACCATGTGGCGCGGCAGGCCGATGCGTTGGCGGCCGAAGGTTACCGGGTGCTGGCAATTGCCGATGGCGTAGTCGAAACGACCCCAGGCACGCCCGCTGACCTTGAAACGATCAGCGGACTCACCTTGATTGGGTTGGTCGGTTTCATCGATCCGCTCCGGCCGGAAGTGAAAGACGCTGTGGCGCAAGCCCGGCGCGCTGGCGTCAAGGTGCTCATGATCACTGGCGATCATCCACTGACGGCATTGGCGATTGCGCGAGACCTTGACTTGGCGCAGACCACAGCCGAGACCATCACCGGCAAGGAACTGGCGGCCATTCCCCGCGAACAACTCCAGGACTGGCTTAGAGACCACCCGCGCGTACGGGTGTTTGCCCGCGTGACGCCCGATCAAAAACTGGCCATCGTGGATGCACTCGTGGCGCTCGGTGAAGTCGTCGCCGTCACTGGCGATGGCGTGAATGACGCGCCGGCGCTCAACCGCGCCAACATTGGCGTGGCGATGGGTTCAGGCACGGATGTCGCCAAGGAAGCGGCCCAAATCATCGTCACCGACGACAACTTTGCCTCGATTGTGGCCGGTATCGAGGAAGGCCGCTATGCTTACGCCAACATCCGCAAAGTGACTTGGTTTCTGATTTCAACTGGCACGGCGTCGCTCATCCTCATTGGCGGCACGGTCGCGCTGGCGCTCCCCATGCCGCTTTCGGCCGTGCAGTGGCTGTGGCTCAATCTGGTCACGAACGGCATCCAGGATGTGGCCCTCGCCTTTGAAGGTGGCGAAGCCGGCGCGATGCGCCAACCGCCGCGCAACCCGAATGAAGGCATTTTCGACCGGCGGATGATCACCCGCGTCCTGCTCGGCGGCGTCACCATGGCCATCCTCTGCTTTGGGCTGTGGGTGTATCTGATGCAGGTCGGGGTCGAAGTCACGGCCGCGCGGAACATCTTGCTGGCGTTCTTCGTGCTGATTCAGTTCTTTTATGTGCTGACCTGTCGTTCAGAAACCGAGTCGGCCTTTAGCATTTCCTGGCGGCGCAACCCAGTGCTGATTGGCGGGGCGCTCGTGGCGCTTGCCATTCATATCCTCTCGATGAACTGGTCGGTGACCCAGTCGGTGCTGCGCGTCGAGCCCCTGTCAATGGACAAGTGGCTTGGGCTGGGGGCCATGGCCACCATCGTGTTCATCGTGATGGAAACGTACAAGCGCTGGCAGCGGCTGGCCCAGGAGCGCGTGCGCACCCAGGAAGCCGCCATCACCACCTAGCCAAACATCTGAAAGCCTGGGACATCGTCGGGCGACGATGTCCCAGCCCCACATGAGGGCAACGACCAGACGTGGTGTGGGCTACGGCTTGCGCGCTTGGTAGAGCACGTGACCATGCCGTTCGACCTTGCGGGCGTCAGTGAACCCAAGCTGCTGGAACACGTCAAAGTATTCATCCTGCCGCTTGAAGGTCATCATCGCCGGGTCCACGCCGACGCTCGTCAGAAAGTGCGCCAAGTAGTCATAGTTGGCCAGCCCACGCTCATCACGCAGGAGCATGTCGGCAATGAGGACTCGTCCGCCGGCCGGCAGGGCCGCCTGGGCTTTGCCCAGCAGCATGGCGCACACCTGGGCATTGAACGGGTAGAGGATGCGCGCAAACAGCACCGCGTCACATGCCGGATAAGGGTCGCGGTACATATCGAGCGCCACCGGCGTAATCCGGTCGGTCAGTCCGTGGGCTGCCACGTTGTCCCGCACGATGTCGAGCGCCGACGGTAAATTGACGAGGGTAATGCGTTCGATGCCCGGAAAATGCTTGGCCAGGGCGATGGCAATGTCGCCGTTGCCACCACCGACGTCGAGCAGGTGGGTGACGCCGTCGAGATCAGCTTCGGCCACCAGCAAGTTACGCACGAAGTGGTTGTTGCTCCGGTGAATTTCCTCGTAAAATGCGCTGTCCTCACGGGTTTTCGGCGGCCAGGGCGTGAGCGCCGTGAAGTCCATCTCGCCCCGGATGACCTTCGCCAAGTGAACGTGATACCGCTCCATGATGGTGATGGCATAGCGCACGAACGGCTCCATGGTCAGATTCTCATTGCTTGGGTTGGGCGGCAGAAAGAACTGGCGCGCAAAGGGTGTCAGCGTCAGGGCGCCGTCGGCATCCTTGGCGAGCAGCTCCATTTCGATGAGCATGTCCGTGAACTTGACCAACCGATTGGGACGGCTGCCGGTTGCGGCCGCCAGGGCCTCGACCGACTGCGGCTGCCCGGCCAGTTGGGTAAAGATGCCGAGTTCGTACGCAGCCTTGAGGACGAACATATCCACCGTGCCGCGGTAGGTCATGTCGCACGCGCGGATGTATTGCTCGTAGAGCGCGTCATCGAGCACATCGGTCAAGCGTTCGGCCGTCGCCGGGAGCGGGTTTGACATAGGGGAACTCCTTTGCTGGGCTAAAAAGAACTGAAGGTCATGCAGTGAGACCTCATCCAACGTACAAAAACAGACGCTGACGCGCTATGCTGGTTTTGTAGGATGGAAGCAGCGAGTGTGTTCCCCGCTCGAAACGCATCGCAAGGAGGATCACGACCATGACTGCCATCTTGCTGGCTTGCCTGTTCGTTTTGGGTGGCTATGCGGCGCTGTGGGGCATCATCCAGCTCGTCGTTGCCAACACAAAGGATATTGCCGCCAACTAACTAGGTGTTCGATTGTTGCCGCGCCGGACGGATTGCCTTGCCGTCCGGCGCGTTTTCTTGTCCAGCGGGGGTTATGGCGTGAAATAGCGGTAATGACCGATCACCCGCCAGGCAAAAAGCACATCTTCCTGGCGCGCGCCGGCACCGATGTTGTGGATGATGAGCGGTCGCCCGGTGCGACTCGCCAGGTCATCCGTCACCAACCCAATGTGCGGAACACCGCCACCCAGGTCCCACGCCACGACATCGCCGGGCAGGTAGTCGGCCGGCTGCTGGCTCATTGCCGCGGCGCATCCTCGGCGCTGGAAATAGACCATGAGGTTCGGGACGCGCCGGTGGTCAATGTTTGGGTCGGGACGTGTCAGCCCCCAGCGTTTGGGATACGCCCCAAAGGCGCGGCGCATGTCCTCGTGGACGGCAACCTGTAAATCCACCCCGGCCGCCCGGAAAGCGCGAATCACGACATCCGTGCACACGCCCGTATGCGCTGGGACATCGCCACCCGGATAGGCCAGCTTGACGTAGGTCGGGTCATAGCCGGTCGTCACCTGCGTCTGCTCGCGGGCCGACGCCAGCAAGGCGCGAACCGGCGGCGAAAGCGGACGTTCACTTGGACGGGCCACCGGCGCCGGGGGTGAGGCCCGCATGTCCCCACTGCACGCGGCCGCGCCGAACTGAAGGAGTGTCAAACTCAGGGTCAAACCAAGGCGATACGGCATACCCATCCACCACGACCAAGTTTGGGGCAACGACCCGATGCTGATGATAGCGACCGGGTTGGCTTGACGGCGCATCGGCGGCCGGTTGCGGGCTGGCATCACCGAAGACCTCATGCGATCACCGGCTCTAGTCAGATGGAACCGAGCACCAAGCCCGCTGCCTTTCGACCGCTTGGTGCGGGGTTGGATCGTAACCGATCCATTCAATTCCCTCGACCCCGGCGAAGCGGCGGGCCATCACGGCGAGCGCCTCCGGGTTATGGTCAACCAAAATGAAACGCCGACCGAGTTCGAGCGCCGCGACGCCCGTCGTTCCACTTCCGGCAAAGAAGTCCAGCACCACGTCGCCGGGGCAGGACGACGCCTGCACAATGCGCCGCAGAATGCCAAGGGGCTTTTGCGTCGGGTAGCCGGTTTTCTCCGCTCCGTTCGTGGGGACAATCGTGTGCCACCAAGTGTCGGTCGGGAGCTTACCGCGAGCGGCTTTCTCCGGTCCGACCAGCCCCGGCGCCATGTACGGAATGCGTTCGATCTCGTCCACGTTGAAGACGTAGTTTGACGGGTCCTTGACGTAGAACAGGATGTTGTCGTGTTTGGCCGGCCAGCGGTCTTTCGGCCGGCCGCCGTAGTCATAGGCCCAGATGATCTCGTTCAGGAAGCAGTCCCGCCCGAAGATGCCGTCGAGGAGCACCTTGCAGTAGTGAACCTCGCGGTAGTCCACATGAAAGTAAAGGGAGCCACGCGGGGCCAGCACGCGGTGGGCTTCGGTGAGGCGTGGTTCGAGAAACGCCAGATAGTCGTCGAAAACATCGCTGAAGCGCTTCGTTCCGACGACAAGGCTCCGGTAGCGCTGCCCCTGGAAGCCGGTGCGGTCGCCGTCCGCCGAGCGGACGGTCTTGAGCTGGGTGCGTTGCTGAACCTTGCCGGTGTTGAACGGCGGGTCAATGTAGACCAAGTCCACCGACGCCGCCGGCAACGCCCGAAGCACATCCAGGTTGTCAGCCAAGTAGATTCGGCTGCCGGTCACATCATTCCTCGTGGCGCCGGCATCCCACGCTTTGGCCGTGTTGCCGCAGGCGTGGGTCTGGGTCTAGTACTTCGGCACGCTGGGGTCAACATCGGTGGACCAGGCCGTGATTCCCCCGGCCAGGTTGATGAGTTCGCCGGTAAAACCGGCTTTTTTGAGGGCTTCGATGGCGCGGGCGCTCCGGCCGCCCATCTTGCAGTGCACGATTGTCGTCCGCGTCGGATCGATTTCAGCCTGGCGCTCGACAACCTGCCCCAGCGGAATGAGCTTGGCACCGGGCAGGCGCGCAATGTCGTACTCGTGCGGCTCGCGGACATCAATGATTTGCAAGTCTTC from Chloracidobacterium validum includes the following:
- a CDS encoding ChaN family lipoprotein; this translates as MRERRGRWRHYGLAAWGLILWLGLGGAMAQVTGQEAPAYRLYKPDGQPATLDDLVSALARAEVVFIGESHDDAGAHALQLDLLRAAYARYGADGAVEKRQIVLSLEMFERDVQLVLDEYLAGLIPESQFLACSRPWNNYQSDYRPLVEFAKAHRLPVVAANAPRRYVNLVGREGRDALARLSKTARSFLPPLPYGLASAEYEAKFQRLMTELHGSAGGDGERRRPNLSRMLDSQSLWDASMAHAIAEALAASPQPLVLHVNGRFHSEEGMGIPEHLAAYRKGTRMLSVTVVADAGDPEAFDVARFGKLGDFVALSVKPRS
- a CDS encoding alpha/beta hydrolase: MKPVSICAWWWLVVLVLGLGPEAQAATDNLNPTGSMEYGVFRSDSLGRDVPYAVSLPPSYATSPERRYPLVIFLHGMFNDERDWEARGVQAALDAARAKGQVGDFIVAIPRGENSFYINAKQGDRYEDAIVRDFLPFVEKRYRTLGTRQGRLIAGISMGGYGALLIAFKHPSLFAGVAAHCAAIFTEVPRPPQSADDRIGLWRYGLATKLYGDPPDAEFFEAHSPLAVARARADAIRTLNIYFDVGSEDRYRFDIGNQRLHETLDAVRVPHEFTLATGGHGWAFLVARSEAAFGFCWRTLAPSVSPGSAKSRRK
- a CDS encoding carboxymuconolactone decarboxylase family protein; this encodes MPDANEPLIPTAGNAPTNSYSMLEPRMKKVYGAYYKELYYTPERRVLDPKIQELISIAASLVAKCEGCLDGHMKKALELGATKEEISETICIAAAINAAAMIDLSDRCAERLNLNHFPSTPAAASSSAS
- a CDS encoding MFS transporter, yielding MTLPSSRETVAYWAVCLLILAALVDSQVIGAIAPSIAAGLGASKSAVAQSAAVYSLANAATAFWLGGPGRAMRPTRGLLLASLLAFAAALVAALAPNLWVFYLARAIAGFSGGLVSALAIAALANASTYAARGAQMSGVAVSYFLAPVIGVPLGAFLVGRFGWTSAFWFAAISVAVAGWLVMRFPLPEPALVGPSSGPPANVVRDLWRMATRSRSTRLAILGAAFVSGGLVAFSAFLGTWLSDAFRADEFRIGLMFGVTGLGAVIGGFVGGKLADRYGKRRVAVTASLWMALGLLLTPTFAWTWGLYFVVAFAALCAAVRVAPIQALTSELVAPHERPAFIALRNGFSQLGIVAAVAVAGLAYRNGGFLAVAAVCAAMTLAAWACLRGLDDPQMGRASGDLPKPQFWWFVFRRGLAWVLVLGLGFPYLVSVAITKARTRPDERSRTDTPTTLGAQYESVTFESAGIPLTGWYLPARTHQVTLVLTHGLFRSRYEMLERGVALWKLGYGVLLYEVRRHGQSRGEFSTVGYVERRDVRAAVEFVRRRAPSDRIVLLGVSMGAAASLLAAAETSEVAAVISDSSFRSFRDAVASDLRYLGLPRWPVAPLLTYTTAWRMGFAVDDFDLERAAGRIAAPILFIGGDRDQRMPVETTLEPLYRAARHPAKRKLVIAGAAHGEAYLVAQQRYVEAIDGFIRQALMLP
- a CDS encoding cation-translocating P-type ATPase translates to MQQADSVTTNALPTTPWHALSTQDVYARLATTANGLTPEEVTARQQQYGRNLLPSKPPPRLWLVILHQFTNSLIYILLVAGIVALAIGDFKDAAFIFGVVILNAVIGTYQEWRAEQNAYALQSLLEIRSRVRRNGEVLSVSAEDLVPGDIVLLESGDKVAADLRLTQVANLGVDEALLTGESMPITKSVAPLAETTPVSDRLNMVFAGSLVVTGRGTGVVAETATRTEVGRIAQSLIEVASAKPPLLVRMERFSHQVGLIILGCSTLLGAVSIWQGLPVREVFLVMVGLAVAAIPEGLPIALTVALSIATARMAQRRVIARRLVAVESLGSCTVIASDKTGTLTLNEQTAQTLLLPDGMRFEASGQGYRGEGQVSPAGGGTLETNQRDRLLRLGRAAILCNEGALTRTADGWRHSGDAMDVALLALGHKLGLSPEAERQAHPLLVEVPFESERRYAAVAYRAGDQPRVAVKGAVEAVAGFCRTMDTARGDQPLDLDHVARQADALAAEGYRVLAIADGVVETTPGTPADLETISGLTLIGLVGFIDPLRPEVKDAVAQARRAGVKVLMITGDHPLTALAIARDLDLAQTTAETITGKELAAIPREQLQDWLRDHPRVRVFARVTPDQKLAIVDALVALGEVVAVTGDGVNDAPALNRANIGVAMGSGTDVAKEAAQIIVTDDNFASIVAGIEEGRYAYANIRKVTWFLISTGTASLILIGGTVALALPMPLSAVQWLWLNLVTNGIQDVALAFEGGEAGAMRQPPRNPNEGIFDRRMITRVLLGGVTMAILCFGLWVYLMQVGVEVTAARNILLAFFVLIQFFYVLTCRSETESAFSISWRRNPVLIGGALVALAIHILSMNWSVTQSVLRVEPLSMDKWLGLGAMATIVFIVMETYKRWQRLAQERVRTQEAAITT
- the bchU gene encoding bacteriochlorophyllide d C-20 methyltransferase BchU — translated: MSNPLPATAERLTDVLDDALYEQYIRACDMTYRGTVDMFVLKAAYELGIFTQLAGQPQSVEALAAATGSRPNRLVKFTDMLIEMELLAKDADGALTLTPFARQFFLPPNPSNENLTMEPFVRYAITIMERYHVHLAKVIRGEMDFTALTPWPPKTREDSAFYEEIHRSNNHFVRNLLVAEADLDGVTHLLDVGGGNGDIAIALAKHFPGIERITLVNLPSALDIVRDNVAAHGLTDRITPVALDMYRDPYPACDAVLFARILYPFNAQVCAMLLGKAQAALPAGGRVLIADMLLRDERGLANYDYLAHFLTSVGVDPAMMTFKRQDEYFDVFQQLGFTDARKVERHGHVLYQARKP
- a CDS encoding DUF1287 domain-containing protein; its protein translation is MPARNRPPMRRQANPVAIISIGSLPQTWSWWMGMPYRLGLTLSLTLLQFGAAACSGDMRASPPAPVARPSERPLSPPVRALLASAREQTQVTTGYDPTYVKLAYPGGDVPAHTGVCTDVVIRAFRAAGVDLQVAVHEDMRRAFGAYPKRWGLTRPDPNIDHRRVPNLMVYFQRRGCAAAMSQQPADYLPGDVVAWDLGGGVPHIGLVTDDLASRTGRPLIIHNIGAGARQEDVLFAWRVIGHYRYFTP
- a CDS encoding DNA-methyltransferase; its protein translation is MTGSRIYLADNLDVLRALPAASVDLVYIDPPFNTGKVQQRTQLKTVRSADGDRTGFQGQRYRSLVVGTKRFSDVFDDYLAFLEPRLTEAHRVLAPRGSLYFHVDYREVHYCKVLLDGIFGRDCFLNEIIWAYDYGGRPKDRWPAKHDNILFYVKDPSNYVFNVDEIERIPYMAPGLVGPEKAARGKLPTDTWWHTIVPTNGAEKTGYPTQKPLGILRRIVQASSCPGDVVLDFFAGSGTTGVAALELGRRFILVDHNPEALAVMARRFAGVEGIEWIGYDPTPHQAVERQRAWCSVPSD